The following DNA comes from Qingshengfaniella alkalisoli.
CCGAGCCTGTCCGGCGTGACTATTACGCGGGCTGTGTTGGCTGGTGCGACGGGCGCGGCGACGGGGCATGGCATGTGTCCATCCGTTGCGCTGAAGTGTCTGGTCGCGACGCCCGGCTTTATGCCGGTGCAGGCATCGTCGCCCAATCCGACCCGCAATCCGAACTGGTCGAGACGCGCGCCAAATTCGGTGCATTGCTGGCGGCGCTCGGCTGCGAGATCACCGTCCACAAGGACATCTGATGACCCAATCCCGCCGCCTGCCGACAATCGCGCCCTACCCTCTGCCGCGCCGCGATGAACTGCCCAAATCGCGGGCGTCCTTCACGCTGGATTCGTCTCGCGCGGTTCTGTTGATCCACGACATGCAGAAGTATTTCTGCGCCCCGTTCGAGACATCGCAATCACCGCTCGCGCCGGTTGTTGAAAATATCGCGGGCCTCGCCGCCAAAGCCCGCGCGACTGGCGTGCCGGTCTTCTACACCGCGCAAGAGACCAATCAGATCCCCTGCGATCGCGGGCTGCAGGCCGATCTGTGGGGGCCGGGCATGTCAGACGAGGTCGCGCATCAGCCGATCATCGATGATCTGGCGCCCCAGCCGCAGGATTTCCAGCTGGTCAAACACCGCTACAGCGCGTTTCAGCGCAGCAACCTGGAGCCGATGATGCATGCCCGTGGCCGTGACCAGATCATCATCTGCGGGATCTATGCGCATATTGGCTGCCTGCTGACCGCCGCCGACGCCTTCATGCGCGACTTT
Coding sequences within:
- a CDS encoding isochorismatase family protein; the encoded protein is MTQSRRLPTIAPYPLPRRDELPKSRASFTLDSSRAVLLIHDMQKYFCAPFETSQSPLAPVVENIAGLAAKARATGVPVFYTAQETNQIPCDRGLQADLWGPGMSDEVAHQPIIDDLAPQPQDFQLVKHRYSAFQRSNLEPMMHARGRDQIIICGIYAHIGCLLTAADAFMRDFEPFFIADALADFSRDKHDMALSYVAQVCGVPLMARDAETLL